A portion of the Lysinibacillus timonensis genome contains these proteins:
- the ltrA gene encoding group II intron reverse transcriptase/maturase has product MDLIDKVIDSNNLFRACKKVKANKGAPGIDGMTVDELFGHVSKYLPHLKRKLKDGSYKPLPVKRVEIPKADGTKRKLGIPCVRDRMVQQAIYQVIGGIIDPKFSDSSFGFRPNRNQPQAIKKSIKYYEQGYKVVVDCDLKSYFDTINHQKLMEYLKEFIKDKIILKLIWKFLKSGILENGFTKPTEFGAPQGGVLSPILSNVYLNQLDIELEERGHKFVRFADDFCIYVKSKRAGERVLDSITKFLEKELKLTVNKTKSKVGSPTKLKFLGFCIHSTSKSTGCRPHHSAKKKFRDKLKYKTRRNRTGKFEDIVKEINQVTVGWINYYGIGLMKMFIQDMRKWLNHRLRQLIWKRWKKVKTRYYQLRRLGIQHNEAWKVANTRKGYWRISGSETLHKAIRTKTLIKWGIKDLNYLYERRYLSY; this is encoded by the coding sequence ATCGATTTAATTGATAAAGTAATTGATAGTAATAATCTTTTCAGAGCATGTAAGAAGGTTAAAGCCAACAAAGGTGCGCCTGGAATAGATGGAATGACAGTAGATGAACTTTTTGGTCATGTCAGTAAATACCTACCCCATCTTAAGAGAAAACTGAAAGATGGCTCATATAAGCCTCTTCCAGTCAAACGGGTTGAAATCCCGAAGGCGGATGGTACAAAACGAAAATTAGGCATTCCATGTGTTAGAGACCGTATGGTCCAACAAGCAATATATCAAGTAATAGGTGGAATAATAGACCCGAAATTTTCCGATTCAAGTTTTGGTTTTCGACCAAATAGAAACCAACCCCAAGCCATAAAGAAATCTATCAAATACTATGAACAAGGCTATAAAGTGGTAGTGGATTGTGATCTCAAAAGTTACTTTGACACCATTAACCATCAAAAGCTAATGGAATACCTCAAGGAATTCATTAAAGATAAAATTATATTAAAGCTAATTTGGAAATTTCTTAAAAGCGGAATATTAGAGAATGGCTTTACCAAACCAACTGAATTCGGTGCGCCTCAAGGCGGTGTACTTTCACCAATTCTTAGTAATGTTTATTTAAATCAGTTAGATATAGAACTGGAGGAAAGAGGACATAAATTCGTTCGCTTTGCGGATGATTTTTGCATCTACGTTAAAAGTAAACGAGCTGGTGAACGTGTCCTTGATAGCATTACAAAGTTTTTGGAGAAGGAACTGAAGCTGACAGTTAATAAAACTAAAAGTAAGGTGGGGTCTCCGACCAAACTAAAATTTTTAGGTTTCTGTATCCACAGTACATCTAAAAGTACAGGATGTAGACCACACCACTCCGCGAAGAAAAAATTCAGAGATAAACTAAAATATAAAACTAGACGAAATCGTACTGGTAAATTTGAGGATATCGTTAAAGAAATTAATCAAGTTACGGTTGGATGGATAAATTACTATGGCATTGGTTTGATGAAAATGTTCATTCAAGATATGAGAAAGTGGCTAAACCATCGGTTAAGGCAACTTATTTGGAAAAGGTGGAAGAAAGTCAAGACAAGGTACTATCAACTTAGGAGATTAGGTATCCAACACAATGAAGCCTGGAAAGTAGCGAATACCCGTAAGGGTTATTGGAGGATTTCAGGAAGTGAAACTCTACATAAAGCTATTAGAACAAAAACGCTCATCAAATGGGGAATAAAGGACCTTAATTATTTGTATGAGCGTCGATACTTAAGTTATTGA
- a CDS encoding NETI motif-containing protein: protein MSKKQIWFEVEENETIEQCLDRMRKEGYMPMGRKEEPIFHIVDGEPVYLRQLIKFKGILMDQ from the coding sequence ATGTCGAAAAAACAAATTTGGTTTGAAGTAGAGGAAAATGAGACGATTGAGCAATGTTTAGATAGAATGCGCAAGGAAGGTTATATGCCAATGGGCAGAAAGGAAGAACCTATCTTTCACATTGTAGATGGTGAACCAGTCTATCTACGCCAATTAATTAAATTCAAAGGAATATTAATGGATCAGTAG
- a CDS encoding PepSY domain-containing protein, with protein MTNYTKWMLSLVVLMLAVSVIVIWTIQKRFNETENITIQESVNRIESLYSGKIESFEKKGDVFYMSLERNQNTYNIEVDSKTGDIINLSKKIVENGNPEAANIKSIEEIKDIINSQYKGTVHSIALQMNGPTPQYIVEITENEVLKTIIVDAETGAVDSENVREQTGTNPSVVVISSEKARDIALSRLDGIVQYVVFEQSSNGGYYLVEITTPEQRAIFEIHAISGKVLSVTRHQTHYSESDDDDNDDDDKNDSEIDDNDEDEDDADDEVEEDD; from the coding sequence ATGACAAATTATACGAAATGGATGTTGAGTTTAGTTGTTTTAATGTTAGCCGTATCAGTAATCGTCATATGGACTATACAGAAACGATTCAATGAAACTGAAAATATAACCATTCAGGAATCCGTGAATCGAATTGAGTCGTTATATAGTGGAAAGATTGAGTCCTTTGAAAAAAAAGGAGATGTCTTTTATATGTCATTAGAACGCAATCAAAACACTTATAACATTGAAGTAGATTCAAAAACAGGAGATATCATAAATTTAAGTAAAAAAATTGTTGAAAATGGAAATCCAGAAGCAGCAAACATTAAGTCTATAGAGGAAATCAAAGACATAATAAATTCTCAATATAAAGGGACTGTCCACTCCATTGCATTACAAATGAACGGTCCCACACCTCAGTATATAGTCGAAATTACCGAAAATGAGGTTTTAAAAACCATTATCGTTGATGCAGAAACTGGCGCGGTAGATTCCGAAAATGTAAGAGAACAAACAGGTACCAATCCTTCAGTTGTAGTGATCTCTAGTGAGAAAGCGAGGGATATTGCATTATCCAGGTTAGACGGTATTGTTCAATATGTTGTTTTTGAACAATCGAGCAATGGTGGCTATTATTTAGTAGAAATTACAACCCCGGAACAAAGAGCTATTTTTGAAATTCATGCAATCTCCGGCAAAGTACTTTCTGTAACACGACATCAAACCCATTATTCAGAAAGCGACGATGACGATAATGATGATGATGATAAAAATGACAGTGAGATTGACGATAACGATGAGGACGAAGATGATGCAGACGATGAGGTTGAGGAGGACGATTAG
- the purE gene encoding 5-(carboxyamino)imidazole ribonucleotide mutase: protein MNPKIGVIMGSSSDWETMKHACDILDELQVSYEKKVVSAHRTPDLMFEYAENARSRGIQIIIAGAGGAAHLPGMVAAKTTLPVIGVPVQSKALNGLDSLLSIVQMPGGVPVATVAIGKAGATNAGLLAAQILSTTDLNLAEKLEARREALKEKVLESTGELL, encoded by the coding sequence ATGAATCCAAAAATTGGTGTAATTATGGGTAGTTCAAGTGACTGGGAAACAATGAAACATGCGTGTGATATTTTAGATGAACTACAAGTGTCATATGAAAAGAAGGTTGTATCAGCCCACAGAACTCCAGATTTAATGTTTGAATACGCAGAAAATGCTCGATCCAGAGGAATCCAAATCATCATTGCAGGCGCAGGTGGGGCAGCTCACTTACCAGGAATGGTTGCTGCGAAAACGACATTACCTGTCATTGGTGTACCTGTTCAATCAAAAGCACTTAATGGATTAGATTCATTATTATCTATCGTCCAAATGCCTGGTGGTGTTCCTGTAGCAACAGTTGCAATTGGTAAAGCAGGAGCAACAAATGCAGGTTTACTTGCAGCTCAAATACTATCTACTACGGACCTAAATTTAGCGGAGAAATTAGAAGCTAGACGTGAAGCCTTAAAGGAAAAAGTCTTAGAAAGTACAGGTGAATTACTGTGA
- a CDS encoding cell wall metabolism sensor histidine kinase WalK has protein sequence MKLRTKIHFFTTLLMLSLLVLVNFGVYKLYGQLSVNTEYKQLKIRGEELVTTFNQLTEPSDPDIVLRAYMPSDGAIRVLNEELLEITSVASPHLESIQMEIDVGHQYALKEDKGIPIIMIEVPTIWTDGNVVTFQLIQRLEDFAVNRDLLKLILIAVTILVAIPILLSNMALSSIILKPLEKLNQAMRKSSTSGTYEKIDESIAGKDELAEISRTFNNMMKALETNYRKQEQFVSNASHELKTPLTVIDSYAKLLLRRGFSNEKISNEALTAIVNETSRMNDLIVQMLEIAKNKEQISLNIETINVNQLLENVLSQLRQAYNRDFQLQVDSTFFVSTDVSRLKQLLYILLDNARKYSDDKIIIQVSKADPFITIDIQDFGVGIPQSQLPHLFDRFYRVNQDRNRKTGGSGLGLAIAKDLAELLNIQMKVESELNIGTTFTLMIPIDSPRKELESP, from the coding sequence ATGAAGCTTAGGACCAAAATCCACTTTTTCACAACTTTACTCATGTTGAGCTTGTTAGTTCTTGTTAACTTCGGAGTTTATAAGCTTTACGGTCAATTATCGGTTAATACCGAATACAAACAATTAAAAATACGTGGGGAGGAACTTGTTACTACTTTTAATCAATTAACAGAACCGTCAGACCCAGATATAGTTTTACGAGCCTATATGCCATCCGATGGTGCAATTCGCGTTTTAAACGAAGAACTTTTAGAAATTACATCTGTCGCTTCTCCTCATTTAGAAAGTATACAAATGGAGATTGATGTAGGTCACCAATATGCGCTTAAAGAGGATAAAGGTATACCCATCATTATGATTGAAGTGCCTACAATATGGACAGATGGTAATGTTGTTACATTCCAATTAATTCAACGGTTAGAAGATTTCGCAGTTAATAGAGACTTACTTAAGTTAATATTAATCGCCGTTACCATTTTAGTAGCCATTCCCATTTTACTATCAAATATGGCACTTAGTAGCATTATTTTAAAACCATTAGAAAAGCTCAATCAGGCTATGAGAAAAAGCAGCACTTCAGGTACTTATGAGAAAATTGATGAATCCATTGCTGGTAAGGATGAACTTGCCGAAATTAGTCGAACGTTTAATAACATGATGAAAGCCCTTGAAACAAACTATCGAAAACAAGAGCAATTTGTGTCGAATGCATCCCACGAACTAAAGACACCCTTAACTGTAATTGACAGCTATGCAAAATTATTATTACGTCGTGGTTTCTCAAATGAAAAAATATCAAATGAGGCGCTAACAGCTATTGTAAACGAAACATCTCGTATGAATGACCTTATAGTTCAAATGCTAGAAATTGCGAAAAACAAAGAGCAGATTTCCCTTAACATTGAAACCATTAACGTAAACCAACTACTTGAAAATGTACTTTCACAACTCAGACAAGCATATAATCGGGATTTTCAATTACAAGTAGATTCTACCTTCTTTGTGTCTACAGATGTTTCAAGACTTAAGCAATTACTTTATATTTTATTAGACAATGCCCGTAAATATAGTGATGACAAAATTATAATCCAAGTAAGTAAAGCCGATCCGTTCATTACTATAGACATACAAGATTTTGGAGTAGGAATTCCTCAAAGTCAACTTCCCCATTTATTTGATCGATTTTACCGTGTAAACCAAGATCGAAATCGGAAAACAGGAGGTTCTGGTTTAGGGTTGGCTATTGCAAAAGATTTAGCCGAGTTACTAAACATCCAAATGAAGGTTGAAAGTGAATTAAATATCGGTACTACATTTACTTTAATGATACCAATAGACTCTCCTAGAAAAGAGTTGGAAAGCCCATGA
- the istB gene encoding IS21-like element helper ATPase IstB — MDKRQEMIEMCKELRLPSIRGFIQEDDMWNQYQTAEDFLYHALVQEMEDREVRAKANRIRSANFPEKKLLTELEFERLPQNAASRLPHLKKLDFIQEKQNVLLIGSPGTGKTHIAIGLGIEACLAGYKVFFTTVSSLVNQLKESRSERTLRSFELKFEKYDLVIIDELGYISFDKEGAELLFTHLSLRAGRASTIVTSNLSFDRWEEIFQDPVLTAALTDRLTHRAYMVDMVGPSYRILDTKEWLENSQV; from the coding sequence ATGGATAAGAGACAGGAAATGATTGAGATGTGTAAAGAACTTCGTTTACCAAGCATTCGGGGATTTATACAAGAAGATGATATGTGGAACCAATATCAGACAGCAGAAGATTTCTTATATCACGCATTAGTGCAAGAAATGGAAGATCGAGAAGTTCGAGCCAAAGCGAATCGTATTCGATCTGCCAATTTCCCTGAAAAGAAACTATTAACTGAATTAGAATTTGAGAGATTACCGCAAAATGCGGCCTCTCGCCTCCCACATTTAAAAAAATTGGACTTTATTCAAGAAAAACAAAACGTCTTATTAATTGGCTCACCTGGAACAGGTAAAACCCATATAGCAATAGGTTTAGGAATTGAAGCTTGTCTGGCAGGGTATAAAGTATTTTTTACAACGGTATCATCTCTAGTAAACCAACTAAAAGAGAGCCGTTCTGAAAGAACGTTACGTTCATTTGAACTTAAGTTTGAAAAATATGATTTAGTAATCATTGATGAATTAGGTTATATCTCCTTTGATAAAGAAGGAGCCGAGTTATTATTTACTCATCTGTCCCTTCGGGCAGGGCGAGCATCTACCATCGTTACGAGTAATTTATCATTTGATCGATGGGAAGAAATATTTCAGGATCCAGTTTTAACAGCAGCTTTAACGGACCGACTAACACATCGAGCATACATGGTGGACATGGTAGGTCCATCCTATCGAATATTAGATACAAAGGAATGGTTGGAAAACAGTCAGGTTTGA
- a CDS encoding response regulator transcription factor, with protein MESKILIIEDEENIARVLQLELEFEGYLTDVAYTGTEGLIKYREGNYDLVLLDLMLPGMNGLDVLKRIRATEQTTPVILLTAKSDVEDKVKGLDLGANDYVTKPFEIEELIARVRSNLRFAKMRNIQLELEQRDTHLIVYGQLSIHEQTREVHYYNKLVDLTPREYDLLLYLLKHPKQVLSREQILDAVWGYDYYGDTNVVDVYIRYVRQKLDAANSSPIIHTVRGVGYVLKETNNEA; from the coding sequence ATGGAAAGCAAAATTCTAATTATTGAAGATGAGGAAAACATTGCAAGAGTATTACAATTAGAGTTGGAATTTGAGGGCTATTTGACTGATGTGGCTTATACAGGTACTGAAGGATTAATTAAGTACAGAGAAGGAAATTATGATTTAGTCCTTTTAGATTTAATGTTACCGGGAATGAATGGTCTAGATGTGCTAAAGCGGATTCGCGCAACCGAACAAACTACTCCGGTTATTTTACTAACTGCTAAAAGTGATGTAGAGGACAAAGTAAAAGGACTTGATCTCGGCGCTAATGACTATGTCACAAAACCGTTTGAAATTGAGGAATTAATTGCAAGAGTTCGTTCGAATTTAAGATTTGCAAAAATGAGAAATATTCAGCTTGAGTTAGAACAAAGAGATACGCACTTAATTGTCTACGGTCAGTTATCTATTCATGAACAAACACGTGAGGTTCATTATTACAATAAATTAGTTGATTTGACTCCAAGGGAATATGATTTATTGCTCTATTTATTAAAACACCCAAAACAAGTATTATCTCGTGAGCAAATTTTAGATGCCGTATGGGGATATGATTACTATGGTGACACAAATGTGGTGGACGTCTATATTCGCTACGTACGTCAAAAGCTAGATGCTGCAAATTCATCTCCTATTATTCATACGGTTCGTGGTGTTGGTTATGTATTAAAGGAGACAAATAATGAAGCTTAG
- a CDS encoding PepSY domain-containing protein gives MKKVILVPLLLGVMGIGGVIALAGGHMVSSASEVSLAQIKTKALSEVNGTIREVEVERKGNKKYYGIEIVTENAKYDLIYDAATGELVKKQKDEIDDDLINYKNVETVNNEKSNQYKDDLDDDINENDDKKDKPVSNTQSIQKQTSTTIPKQQTPTTPTPNINNKDDDYDDYYDDDLYDDDYEDRYDDDISDDDDNDLYDDDQYENDDDDDDDDERYEDDDDDDNDD, from the coding sequence ATGAAAAAGGTTATTTTAGTACCGTTACTGCTTGGAGTAATGGGCATTGGAGGAGTTATTGCTTTAGCAGGTGGTCATATGGTTAGTTCCGCAAGTGAGGTATCATTAGCACAAATTAAAACGAAAGCATTAAGTGAAGTAAATGGAACAATCCGTGAAGTTGAAGTAGAAAGAAAAGGCAATAAAAAATATTATGGAATTGAAATAGTAACAGAAAACGCAAAATATGACTTAATCTATGATGCAGCAACTGGTGAATTGGTTAAAAAACAGAAAGATGAAATCGATGATGATTTAATAAATTATAAGAATGTTGAAACCGTAAATAATGAAAAGTCCAATCAATACAAAGATGACTTAGATGATGACATTAATGAAAACGATGATAAAAAAGATAAACCAGTATCTAATACTCAATCAATACAAAAACAAACAAGTACAACTATTCCAAAACAACAAACACCTACTACACCAACTCCAAATATAAACAACAAAGACGATGACTACGATGATTATTACGATGACGACCTTTATGATGATGACTACGAGGATCGTTACGATGATGACATCTCTGATGATGATGACAATGATCTTTATGATGACGACCAATATGAAAATGATGACGATGATGATGACGATGATGAACGTTACGAAGATGATGATGATGACGATAACGACGACTAG